In Hydrogenovibrio marinus, a single genomic region encodes these proteins:
- the lpdA gene encoding dihydrolipoyl dehydrogenase encodes MSKVVDITIPDIGDFASVDVIEVLVEAGQEVAQDDSLVTLESDKATMEIPAPYAGKIVSFTAAVGDKVSEGSIIGQMEIASSDTVAANVEQSVAASAAPEKAPEAPKQEAPKAVSSADLPPADMQCEVLVLGSGPGGYTAAFRAADLGKKVVMIERYANIGGVCLNVGCIPSKALLHMSVVLNETREMGAHGITFAEPKIDTNKMREYKDSVIGKLTGGLAGLAKARKVEVVQGYGKFSSANTVTVEAADGSTKTIAFEKAIIAAGSRVVKLPFIPHDDPRVMDSTDALELEEVPKRMLVIGGGIIGLEMAQVYDSLGSSITVVELGDTIIPGADKDISKPLLKKIQKKYENIYLNSKVTNVEATKKGLVVTFEGKDCPETDTFDRILVAVGRAPNGKLIDAEKAGVLVNDWGFIEVDERQKTNVDHIYAIGDIVGQPMLAHKAVHEGKVAAEVIAGMPSAFTPMGIPSVAYTDPEVAWAGKTEQQLKDEGIDYEKGAFPWAASGRSLSLGRDEGMTKALFCAKTHRLLGCGIVGPNAGELIAEAMLAIEMGADMQDIGLTIHPHPTLSETICFAAEMAEGTITDLMPPKKRK; translated from the coding sequence ATGAGTAAAGTTGTAGACATCACAATTCCTGATATTGGTGATTTCGCCTCGGTTGACGTTATCGAGGTTTTGGTGGAAGCCGGTCAAGAAGTTGCTCAAGACGACTCTTTGGTTACCTTGGAGTCCGACAAAGCCACCATGGAAATCCCAGCACCTTATGCAGGTAAGATTGTCTCTTTCACTGCAGCAGTAGGGGATAAAGTTTCCGAAGGGTCGATTATCGGTCAAATGGAAATCGCCAGTAGCGATACCGTTGCCGCTAACGTAGAGCAAAGCGTTGCCGCTTCCGCTGCGCCAGAAAAAGCGCCTGAAGCACCTAAGCAAGAAGCACCAAAAGCGGTTTCTTCTGCTGACCTTCCACCTGCTGATATGCAGTGTGAGGTTTTGGTGCTAGGTTCTGGCCCTGGTGGTTATACTGCTGCTTTCCGTGCGGCTGACCTTGGCAAAAAAGTGGTCATGATCGAGCGTTATGCAAATATCGGTGGTGTGTGCTTGAATGTAGGGTGTATTCCTTCAAAAGCGTTATTGCATATGTCTGTCGTGTTGAACGAAACACGTGAAATGGGCGCACACGGTATTACGTTTGCCGAGCCAAAAATCGACACCAACAAAATGCGTGAGTACAAAGACAGCGTTATCGGTAAATTAACCGGTGGTTTGGCTGGCCTTGCTAAAGCGCGTAAAGTGGAAGTCGTTCAAGGCTATGGTAAATTCAGTTCTGCTAACACTGTGACTGTTGAAGCGGCAGATGGCTCTACTAAAACCATCGCGTTTGAAAAAGCCATTATCGCCGCCGGTTCTCGCGTTGTTAAGTTACCTTTCATTCCACATGATGATCCTCGTGTGATGGACTCAACCGATGCACTAGAGTTGGAAGAAGTACCAAAACGAATGCTTGTTATCGGTGGCGGTATCATTGGTCTGGAAATGGCTCAGGTTTATGATTCACTGGGTTCAAGCATCACTGTGGTTGAACTGGGTGACACCATTATTCCTGGTGCGGATAAAGACATCTCTAAACCGCTACTGAAAAAGATTCAGAAGAAATACGAGAACATCTACCTCAACTCAAAAGTCACTAATGTAGAAGCTACTAAGAAAGGCTTGGTCGTTACTTTTGAAGGGAAAGATTGCCCAGAAACTGATACCTTTGACCGTATCTTGGTTGCCGTAGGTCGTGCACCTAACGGTAAACTGATCGATGCTGAAAAAGCCGGTGTTTTGGTGAATGACTGGGGCTTCATTGAAGTCGATGAGCGTCAAAAAACCAATGTCGACCACATCTATGCTATCGGTGATATTGTTGGTCAACCTATGTTGGCGCACAAAGCCGTTCATGAAGGTAAGGTTGCCGCAGAAGTGATTGCCGGTATGCCAAGCGCATTTACACCGATGGGTATTCCATCTGTTGCCTATACTGACCCTGAAGTGGCTTGGGCAGGTAAGACAGAGCAGCAGCTTAAAGATGAAGGCATTGATTATGAAAAAGGTGCTTTCCCTTGGGCAGCGTCTGGTCGAAGCCTAAGTTTGGGTAGAGATGAAGGGATGACCAAAGCCCTGTTCTGCGCGAAAACACACAGATTGCTTGGTTGCGGTATTGTCGGGCCTAACGCTGGGGAGTTGATAGCAGAAGCTATGCTTGCCATCGAAATGGGTGCAGACATGCAGGATATTGGTCTAACCATTCATCCGCATCCAACACTCAGCGAAACCATCTGTTTCGCAGCGGAAATGGCGGAAGGAACGATTACAGATCTAATGCCACCGAAAAAGCGTAAATAA
- a CDS encoding IS3 family transposase (programmed frameshift) — translation MNQKRVYKTYTKEFKQEAVALVTEQGYSVAEAAQALGVNPNLLYKWKDKLEAQTNGAALSDNEREELKKLRAENKRLRMEKDILKKASGLLRPRNALGFEFIHTLAQEGYSVKLSCKVMSFSRSGYYDWIKRPKAIITEEQLRLYRRAKALFIASRNSLGSRELMKRLRKEGFKVGRHKVIKLMEILNLKVEQRVAFKVTTKRDPSHAVADNLVNMDFNPTGMNQVWAGDITYLKTAQGWLYLSVVMDLYSRRIIGWSISPRMTTELVLESLKQAYWLRKPPKGVIFHSDRGSQYTSDAFRAQLKQFKIRASMGDVGACWDNAVVERFFGSLKHDWLLKVHQPNHEHMIDDVKAYMRYYNLERLHTSNGDMSPIEYENYKRDVSEIA, via the exons ATGAATCAGAAGCGAGTTTATAAAACTTACACCAAAGAATTTAAACAAGAAGCGGTCGCGCTTGTCACTGAACAAGGTTATAGCGTTGCTGAAGCGGCGCAAGCGCTAGGCGTTAATCCAAACTTGCTTTACAAGTGGAAAGACAAGCTTGAAGCGCAAACCAATGGTGCGGCCTTAAGCGATAATGAGCGTGAAGAACTCAAAAAGCTGCGAGCTGAAAACAAGCGGCTTCGAATGGAAAAAGACATTTTAAAAAAGGCCTCAG GCCTTCTTCGCCCGAGAAATGCACTAGGATTTGAGTTTATCCATACGTTGGCGCAAGAAGGCTACTCGGTTAAATTAAGCTGTAAGGTGATGAGTTTTAGCCGCTCCGGCTATTACGATTGGATCAAGCGTCCCAAGGCTATTATTACCGAAGAACAACTGCGACTGTATCGGCGAGCTAAAGCCCTTTTTATAGCCAGTCGAAACAGTCTCGGTTCACGAGAACTGATGAAGCGATTACGTAAAGAAGGCTTTAAGGTTGGGCGCCACAAAGTCATCAAGTTAATGGAAATCTTAAACCTAAAGGTTGAACAGCGTGTTGCATTCAAAGTCACCACAAAACGGGACCCAAGCCACGCTGTGGCAGATAACCTTGTGAACATGGACTTTAACCCCACAGGCATGAATCAAGTGTGGGCCGGTGATATCACCTATTTAAAAACCGCACAGGGTTGGCTATACCTGAGCGTGGTGATGGACTTGTACTCACGCCGGATTATCGGTTGGTCAATCAGCCCGCGCATGACCACCGAACTCGTGCTTGAGTCGCTCAAGCAAGCCTACTGGCTTAGAAAGCCGCCCAAAGGGGTGATCTTCCATAGTGATCGTGGATCACAATACACCAGTGACGCATTTAGAGCGCAGCTGAAACAATTCAAAATCCGAGCCTCAATGGGCGATGTTGGCGCGTGTTGGGATAATGCCGTGGTTGAAAGGTTCTTTGGCAGTTTAAAGCATGACTGGCTGCTCAAAGTACATCAACCTAACCATGAGCATATGATTGACGATGTGAAAGCGTATATGCGTTATTACAACTTAGAAAGGCTTCATACAAGCAATGGTGACATGAGTCCTATTGAATATGAAAATTATAAACGTGATGTGTCCGAAATTGCTTGA
- the aceF gene encoding dihydrolipoyllysine-residue acetyltransferase, with protein sequence MSVEQIKIPDIGDFDSVDVIEVLVSEGDVVAVDDSLLTLESDKATMEIPSPVSGKVTKVSVSVGDKVSEGAYVLDIEVSGEAAASAPAAESKPAPAEKAPEKVAEPAPAPKTEPAPVQPSPVAIANAKPVNTQEMGAAYHASPSVRAFARKLGAELSQVSGSGPKGRIIQTDVEAFIKSVMQGSAPASAGATGGAGIPPVPVIDFSQFGETETEELGRIKKISGKFLHTSWLNVPHVTQFDECDITEMDQFRKDMKATAEKQGVKLTPLVFVMKAVVKALQDYPSFNASLSPDGQSIIKKKYYNIGIAVDTPNGLVVPVVKDVDKKGIYELSRDLMELSVKARDGKLSPADMSGGCFTISSLGGIGGTQFTPIVNAPEVAIMGLSKAKMQPVWNGKEFEPRLMMPFSVSYDHRAVDGAEGVRFTTTVSQYLSDLRQLIL encoded by the coding sequence ATGTCAGTTGAACAAATCAAAATTCCTGATATCGGCGATTTCGATTCGGTCGATGTCATTGAAGTTTTAGTTTCAGAAGGCGATGTCGTTGCGGTTGATGATTCTTTATTAACACTTGAATCCGATAAAGCCACCATGGAGATTCCATCTCCAGTTTCCGGTAAAGTCACTAAAGTTTCCGTTTCTGTCGGTGACAAGGTTTCTGAAGGCGCTTATGTGCTGGATATCGAAGTCAGCGGTGAAGCAGCAGCTTCTGCTCCTGCGGCAGAGTCAAAACCTGCTCCAGCCGAGAAAGCACCTGAAAAGGTAGCCGAACCAGCACCTGCACCAAAAACAGAGCCAGCACCTGTGCAGCCAAGTCCGGTTGCCATTGCCAATGCCAAACCAGTCAATACGCAAGAAATGGGCGCAGCATACCATGCCTCGCCATCAGTACGTGCGTTTGCCAGAAAACTGGGTGCAGAGCTTTCACAAGTTTCCGGGTCTGGGCCAAAAGGCCGCATTATTCAAACGGATGTTGAAGCTTTCATCAAATCCGTTATGCAAGGCTCTGCACCAGCTTCTGCTGGTGCAACAGGTGGTGCTGGTATTCCTCCAGTTCCGGTCATCGACTTCTCGCAATTTGGTGAAACCGAAACAGAAGAGTTGGGTCGTATTAAGAAAATTTCCGGTAAGTTCCTTCACACTAGCTGGTTGAACGTACCGCACGTCACACAATTCGACGAGTGTGACATCACCGAGATGGATCAATTCCGTAAAGACATGAAAGCCACTGCTGAGAAGCAGGGCGTGAAACTAACACCATTGGTTTTCGTGATGAAAGCGGTTGTCAAAGCTTTGCAAGATTACCCATCTTTCAACGCATCTTTGTCGCCTGACGGTCAATCCATCATCAAGAAAAAATACTACAACATCGGTATCGCGGTCGATACGCCAAACGGCTTGGTGGTACCTGTCGTGAAAGACGTTGATAAAAAAGGTATTTACGAACTATCTCGTGACTTGATGGAGCTTTCAGTCAAAGCACGTGACGGCAAGTTGAGCCCTGCGGATATGTCTGGTGGTTGCTTCACTATTTCAAGTCTTGGTGGTATCGGTGGTACACAATTCACGCCTATCGTCAATGCACCGGAAGTTGCCATTATGGGCTTGTCAAAGGCCAAGATGCAACCGGTTTGGAACGGTAAAGAGTTTGAGCCACGTTTGATGATGCCATTCAGCGTTTCTTACGATCACCGTGCTGTCGACGGTGCCGAAGGCGTACGTTTCACCACAACCGTTAGCCAATACCTATCTGACTTGCGTCAGTTGATTCTTTAA